Proteins found in one Terriglobales bacterium genomic segment:
- a CDS encoding nucleoside-diphosphate sugar epimerase/dehydratase, whose translation MAGADHSASDHPAGGLLGKLARLIMPRLAAVADQLPEGFFSRGNQLGLDAAACAVALYFAFQLRFDGAVPLPQRVVMWSWLLLLPALRPGVTLALGGYDRIWRFFNLRDAVGLGLISLPPTLFLLVLRYAVPRESWESAIPAGVVLVELLLFLALAAGIRALRRMTFEYSRRTASAGTRALVVGTADTLDAALRHVSSFPDVTVVGLLAPEGKLQGLRIAGFSVMDEPSALPRLLASRAADLVLIADASLDSIAETVATATEFGVDVRLLPSAANIIRGEVRVSAQPRVELAFEDRPTTLSPPHPEVMESFRDRTILVTGAGGSIGAELCRQIAGLAPAALLLFDRDENAIFEIYEQLSGMAEGTRIVPLVGDIRDHARMQAVFGEYLPQVVLHAAAYKHVPIMESNPCEAVLNNVVGTREVADLALHFGAERFLMVSTDKAVRPSSVMGATKRVAELVVQSRAASARGIEDHNPSCACVRFGNVVGSRGSVVPTFLRQIAEGGPLTVTDEDMTRYFMTIPEAVQLVLQAATLGQNGNVYMLDMGDPVKITDLARKLIEMSGLRPDKDIEIRIVGARPGEKLYEELWTEGARVRPTRLQRIFAVEAEPVSPDFESALCQLERAALMHDKSRVIDLLRAMPIGFHTPTHAAVTPS comes from the coding sequence ATGGCCGGCGCTGACCACTCCGCTTCCGACCACCCGGCTGGGGGCCTGCTCGGGAAACTCGCACGCCTGATTATGCCGCGCCTGGCGGCTGTAGCCGACCAGCTGCCCGAGGGGTTCTTCAGCCGCGGCAACCAACTGGGTCTGGACGCCGCGGCCTGCGCCGTCGCTCTGTACTTCGCCTTCCAGTTGCGCTTCGACGGCGCTGTTCCGCTGCCCCAGCGGGTGGTGATGTGGTCCTGGCTGCTGCTGCTCCCTGCGCTTCGCCCCGGGGTGACCTTAGCTTTGGGCGGGTATGACCGCATCTGGCGCTTCTTCAATCTCCGCGACGCCGTGGGCCTGGGTCTCATTTCGCTTCCCCCCACCCTGTTCCTGCTGGTTCTCCGCTATGCCGTGCCGAGGGAGAGCTGGGAATCGGCGATCCCCGCCGGCGTCGTGCTGGTGGAACTCCTTCTGTTCCTGGCCCTGGCCGCCGGGATCCGCGCCCTGCGCCGGATGACCTTCGAGTATTCGCGCCGCACCGCCTCCGCAGGGACGCGGGCCCTGGTGGTGGGCACTGCCGACACTTTGGACGCGGCCCTCCGCCACGTGAGCTCCTTCCCCGACGTCACCGTGGTCGGGCTGCTGGCTCCGGAGGGCAAGCTGCAAGGGCTGCGCATCGCCGGCTTCTCGGTGATGGATGAGCCCAGCGCGCTGCCCCGGCTGCTGGCCAGCCGCGCCGCGGATCTGGTGCTCATCGCCGACGCCAGCCTGGACTCCATCGCCGAGACCGTGGCCACGGCCACCGAGTTCGGCGTGGACGTCCGTCTGCTTCCTTCGGCCGCCAACATCATTCGCGGCGAGGTGAGGGTCTCCGCCCAGCCCCGGGTAGAGCTGGCCTTCGAGGATCGCCCCACAACCCTGTCGCCGCCTCACCCGGAGGTCATGGAGAGCTTCCGCGACCGGACGATTCTGGTCACCGGCGCCGGAGGCTCCATCGGTGCCGAACTCTGCCGCCAGATCGCCGGCCTTGCCCCCGCCGCCCTACTGCTGTTCGACCGGGATGAGAACGCCATCTTCGAGATCTACGAGCAACTCTCGGGAATGGCGGAGGGAACCCGAATCGTGCCCCTGGTGGGCGACATCCGCGATCATGCGCGCATGCAGGCGGTCTTCGGCGAGTACCTGCCGCAGGTGGTGCTGCATGCCGCCGCCTACAAGCACGTGCCTATCATGGAGAGCAACCCGTGCGAGGCGGTCCTCAACAACGTGGTGGGAACGCGCGAGGTCGCCGACCTGGCGCTTCACTTTGGCGCCGAACGCTTCCTGATGGTCTCCACCGACAAGGCCGTGCGCCCCTCCAGCGTCATGGGGGCCACCAAGCGGGTGGCGGAGCTGGTGGTGCAGTCCCGCGCCGCCTCCGCCCGGGGCATCGAAGACCACAACCCCAGTTGTGCCTGCGTGCGTTTCGGCAACGTGGTGGGCAGCCGCGGAAGCGTGGTCCCTACTTTCCTGCGCCAGATCGCCGAGGGCGGACCGCTCACCGTCACCGATGAGGACATGACTCGTTACTTCATGACCATCCCTGAGGCGGTGCAGCTGGTTCTGCAGGCCGCCACCCTGGGACAGAACGGTAACGTGTATATGCTCGACATGGGCGACCCGGTCAAGATCACCGACCTGGCCCGCAAGCTCATCGAGATGTCCGGGTTGCGCCCCGATAAGGACATCGAGATCCGCATCGTAGGCGCGCGGCCGGGCGAGAAACTCTACGAGGAGTTGTGGACGGAGGGCGCACGCGTCCGACCCACCCGCCTCCAGCGCATCTTCGCCGTGGAGGCCGAACCCGTGTCACCGGACTTCGAGAGCGCGCTTTGCCAGTTGGAGCGGGCCGCACTCATGCACGATAAATCGCGGGTGATCGACCTGCTGCGGGCCATGCCCATCGGCTTCCACACCCCAACCCACGCTGCCGTCACCCCTAGCTGA
- the mrdA gene encoding penicillin-binding protein 2 codes for MLGGEEKISQNRLLAVQYGILIIFLGLGFGLWRLQVMGGNRYGLLAERNRIRTIPILAPRGKILDREGRILVDNYPSFSALLLREQPTSDEDLGKIASGLNLTPEQVRERLRKVAGAAEFQPVILKDDITPDELAFIDSHRNELPQLDTIVVHRRLYPRDGFAAHLIGYVGEVSEEMLNRPQYELYSPGDVVGRSGVEEQYNKMLMGTDGSRRVVVNSRGKEEGRLDETPAQPGKQLRLTIDLDLQIAAEQVLEGRNGAVVALDPRTGEVLALASRPTFDPNHFAVRISRDEWNALLNDPGKPLLNKAIQAQLPPGSVFKIIMSVAGLEEGVAQTLTVNCAGGRIFYGRFFKCHSVHGAGVVITRAIPQSCDTFFYTLAERLGISRIAKYAMALGLGRRTGIDLPQEVSGVMPSEEWKARTFKQKWYAGETISVGIGQGAVATTPIQIAYAIGGIASGGVLRRPHVAFPGELPPEMRPVSSAAGDEVRVPIDPKNWELITDAMANVTQPGGTAASAHLEGIDFAGKTGSAQVVSNEAKQKQKLTGEQFKDNGWFVGVEPRRNPEIVVCILVEQGEHGTVAARLVAQVVKAYVEKKRGHQAKLAHQGSSSSSVEVAAVWETPGAAPGDPGKLGGGHFRIPVSRARVRAAAPQGAP; via the coding sequence ATGTTGGGTGGCGAAGAAAAGATCTCGCAGAACCGGCTGCTAGCGGTGCAGTACGGCATCCTTATCATCTTTCTAGGGCTGGGCTTCGGCTTGTGGCGGTTGCAGGTGATGGGCGGCAATCGCTACGGCCTGCTGGCCGAGCGCAACCGCATCCGCACCATTCCCATCCTGGCGCCCCGGGGCAAGATCCTCGACCGCGAAGGCCGCATCCTGGTGGACAACTATCCCTCCTTCTCCGCGCTGCTGTTGCGCGAGCAGCCGACCAGCGATGAGGACCTGGGGAAGATCGCCTCCGGGCTGAACCTGACGCCGGAGCAGGTGCGGGAGCGCCTGCGCAAGGTGGCGGGAGCGGCCGAGTTCCAACCCGTCATCCTCAAGGACGACATCACTCCCGACGAACTGGCCTTCATCGACTCCCACCGCAACGAGCTGCCGCAGCTGGACACCATCGTGGTGCACCGCCGCCTGTATCCGCGCGACGGATTCGCCGCGCACCTGATCGGCTATGTGGGCGAGGTGAGCGAGGAGATGCTGAACCGCCCGCAGTACGAACTGTACTCGCCCGGGGATGTGGTGGGCCGCTCCGGCGTGGAGGAGCAATACAACAAAATGCTCATGGGCACAGACGGCTCGCGGCGCGTCGTGGTCAACAGCCGCGGGAAAGAGGAAGGCCGGCTGGATGAGACTCCGGCGCAGCCCGGCAAGCAGCTGCGGTTGACCATCGATCTGGACCTGCAGATCGCCGCCGAGCAGGTGCTCGAAGGCCGCAACGGAGCGGTGGTGGCGCTCGATCCGCGCACCGGCGAAGTGCTCGCCCTGGCCAGCCGTCCCACCTTCGATCCCAATCACTTTGCGGTGCGCATCTCGCGCGACGAATGGAATGCGTTGCTCAACGATCCCGGGAAGCCGCTGCTCAACAAAGCCATCCAGGCGCAGCTTCCTCCGGGCTCGGTATTCAAGATCATCATGTCCGTGGCCGGCCTGGAGGAGGGCGTGGCCCAGACGCTGACGGTGAACTGCGCCGGGGGAAGGATTTTCTACGGCCGCTTCTTCAAGTGTCATTCGGTGCACGGCGCGGGCGTGGTGATCACCCGCGCCATCCCGCAGTCCTGCGACACCTTTTTCTACACGCTGGCGGAGCGGTTGGGCATCAGCCGCATCGCCAAGTACGCCATGGCCCTCGGCCTGGGCCGCCGCACCGGCATCGATCTTCCGCAGGAAGTCTCGGGGGTGATGCCCTCGGAGGAGTGGAAGGCCCGCACCTTCAAGCAGAAGTGGTACGCGGGCGAGACCATCTCGGTGGGCATCGGGCAGGGCGCGGTGGCCACCACCCCCATCCAAATCGCCTACGCCATCGGCGGCATCGCCTCGGGCGGCGTGCTGCGGCGCCCCCACGTGGCCTTCCCCGGGGAGCTTCCTCCTGAGATGCGTCCGGTGAGCAGCGCCGCCGGCGACGAAGTGCGCGTCCCCATCGATCCCAAGAACTGGGAGCTGATCACCGACGCCATGGCCAACGTCACCCAGCCCGGCGGCACCGCGGCCAGCGCGCATCTGGAAGGCATCGACTTCGCAGGCAAGACGGGCAGCGCCCAGGTGGTGAGCAACGAAGCCAAGCAAAAGCAGAAACTGACCGGCGAACAATTCAAGGACAACGGCTGGTTCGTGGGCGTGGAGCCGCGCCGCAATCCGGAGATCGTGGTGTGCATCCTGGTGGAGCAGGGCGAGCACGGCACGGTGGCCGCGCGCCTGGTGGCGCAGGTCGTCAAGGCCTACGTGGAGAAGAAGCGCGGGCACCAGGCCAAGCTGGCGCACCAGGGCTCTTCCTCTTCCTCCGTCGAGGTCGCCGCCGTGTGGGAGACGCCGGGCGCGGCGCCCGGCGACCCTGGGAAGCTGGGCGGCGGGCACTTCCGCATTCCCGTGAGCCGCGCCCGTGTTCGGGCCGCGGCACCGCAGGGAGCGCCCTAG
- the rodA gene encoding rod shape-determining protein RodA has translation MPRFLSFRDFDWLLLGFVLAICALGVLEVYSTTFSTRLAGMHLRQIYWILAGLGLMFAVSLVNYHSLLERSHWLWIASVLALVAVLLVGHKVLGARRWIGFPGGMHFQPSEWVKLVVILALARYFHEMKQREATLADIAKTGLIAGVPMLLVLVEPDLGTALTYVPIFLMALFLGGLRLRHAVALGMLACVLGAGGWLFVLKDYQKARLTTFLNPENDPQGKGYQIQQALIAVGSGGIWGKGLTKGTQTQGEFLPMTHTDFAFASFAEETGFVGACAVLLLYFIVLARLIQNAQTAPDRAGTFIVMGVVAVLAFHVLVNVGMVVRFMPVTGIPLPLMSYGGSSVLFMFLALGLVMNIRMRRFVN, from the coding sequence ATGCCACGCTTCCTCTCCTTCCGCGACTTCGACTGGCTGCTGCTGGGCTTCGTGCTCGCCATCTGTGCCCTGGGCGTGCTCGAGGTTTACAGCACCACCTTCTCCACCCGCCTGGCCGGCATGCACCTCCGCCAGATCTACTGGATCCTGGCGGGACTGGGACTGATGTTCGCGGTCAGCCTGGTGAACTACCACTCGCTGCTCGAGCGCTCGCACTGGCTGTGGATCGCTTCCGTGCTGGCGCTGGTGGCGGTGCTGCTCGTCGGGCACAAGGTCCTGGGCGCGCGCCGCTGGATCGGGTTCCCCGGCGGCATGCACTTCCAGCCCTCGGAGTGGGTGAAGCTGGTGGTGATCCTGGCCCTGGCCCGCTACTTCCACGAGATGAAGCAGCGGGAGGCTACGCTCGCCGACATCGCCAAGACCGGTCTGATTGCCGGCGTCCCCATGCTGCTGGTCCTGGTCGAGCCCGACCTGGGCACCGCGCTCACCTACGTCCCCATCTTTCTGATGGCGCTTTTCCTCGGCGGCCTGCGGCTGCGCCACGCCGTAGCTTTGGGAATGCTGGCCTGCGTGCTGGGAGCCGGCGGCTGGCTCTTTGTCCTCAAGGACTACCAGAAGGCGCGGCTCACCACCTTCCTCAATCCCGAGAACGATCCCCAGGGCAAGGGGTACCAGATTCAGCAAGCCCTGATCGCCGTGGGCTCGGGCGGCATCTGGGGCAAGGGACTCACCAAAGGCACGCAGACGCAGGGGGAGTTCCTGCCCATGACCCACACTGACTTCGCCTTTGCTTCGTTCGCCGAGGAGACAGGATTTGTGGGCGCGTGCGCCGTCCTGCTGCTATACTTCATAGTGCTGGCGCGTTTGATTCAGAACGCCCAGACGGCCCCGGACCGCGCCGGCACTTTCATTGTGATGGGCGTGGTGGCGGTACTCGCCTTCCACGTCCTGGTGAATGTGGGCATGGTGGTCCGGTTCATGCCGGTCACCGGTATTCCGCTGCCGCTGATGAGCTACGGCGGTTCGTCGGTGCTGTTCATGTTTCTGGCGTTGGGACTGGTGATGAACATCCGCATGCGCCGGTTCGTGAACTGA
- a CDS encoding rod shape-determining protein — protein MSSNGFRSENSRIHNLRSLFSMFSSDLAIDLGTANTLVYAKGKGIVVNEPSIVAINKNTGEVEAVGKEAKEMLGRTPGNIVAIKPMKDGVIADFKVTEKMLNYFIQKAHNRKMLVHPRIVIGVPSEITQVEKRAVMDSAYRAKASEVYLVEQAMVAAIGAGLPITEPCGNMVVDIGGGTTDIAVISLSGIVYSRSVRMAGNQMDEAIMNYLKRKYNLLIGERTAEQIKIEVGSGYPLDKPLTMEIKGRNLIEGIPKTITVDDSEIREALSECVGTIMNAIRVALERTPPELSADISDRGIVLTGGGALLKNLDKRIREETGLPVSIADDPLASVVLGTGKMLSDFKLLRKISIE, from the coding sequence ATGTCGTCGAACGGATTCCGCTCCGAAAATTCCCGCATCCACAATCTTCGCTCGCTGTTCAGCATGTTCTCCAGCGACCTGGCTATCGATCTGGGCACGGCCAATACGCTGGTGTACGCCAAAGGCAAGGGCATCGTGGTGAACGAGCCTTCCATCGTCGCCATCAACAAGAACACGGGCGAAGTGGAAGCGGTGGGCAAGGAAGCCAAGGAGATGCTGGGACGCACGCCCGGCAACATCGTTGCCATCAAGCCCATGAAGGACGGCGTGATCGCCGACTTCAAAGTCACCGAGAAGATGCTGAACTACTTTATCCAGAAGGCGCACAACCGCAAGATGTTGGTGCATCCCCGCATCGTGATCGGAGTGCCTTCGGAGATCACGCAGGTGGAGAAGCGGGCAGTGATGGACTCCGCCTACCGCGCCAAAGCCAGCGAGGTCTATCTGGTGGAGCAGGCCATGGTCGCCGCCATTGGCGCGGGTTTGCCCATCACCGAGCCCTGCGGCAACATGGTGGTGGATATCGGCGGCGGCACCACCGACATCGCCGTCATCTCGCTCTCCGGCATCGTGTATTCGCGCTCGGTGCGCATGGCCGGCAACCAGATGGACGAAGCCATCATGAACTATCTCAAGCGCAAATATAACCTGCTCATCGGGGAACGCACCGCCGAGCAGATCAAGATCGAGGTGGGCTCCGGCTATCCCCTGGACAAGCCGCTCACCATGGAGATCAAGGGGCGCAACCTGATCGAGGGCATCCCCAAGACCATCACCGTGGACGACAGCGAGATCCGCGAAGCGCTGAGCGAGTGCGTGGGGACCATCATGAACGCCATCCGCGTGGCGCTGGAGCGCACGCCGCCCGAGCTTTCCGCCGACATCAGCGACCGCGGCATCGTGCTCACCGGCGGCGGGGCGCTCTTGAAGAACCTGGACAAGCGCATCCGCGAGGAGACGGGGTTGCCGGTCTCCATCGCCGACGATCCCCTGGCCAGCGTGGTGCTGGGCACGGGCAAGATGCTCTCGGACTTCAAGCTGCTGCGCAAGATCTCGATCGAGTAG
- the mreC gene encoding rod shape-determining protein MreC gives MENLIHRHRNATALVTVLFLQILALAIQIKRPAEPGNPEAGSIRLIRLWVVTALTPFERGFVNVAGLSRTLWSDYLDLRGVRQENRALREEMERMRIERAQMSEAASQGHRLQALLGFKQQFISQTLAAQVLGSSGSDRSRILYLDKGSNDGVKEDMAVITPEGVVGKVLRVFPNSAQVLAINDPTSGAGAVLEKSRLQGVVTGTDAGELRLRYVMVDEKVEVGERVLTSGGDRIYPKGLPVGTVAGVKPGSDLFFDIRVEPAARLNRLEEVLIVTQIAEQTPQTDAAEAPPRRAAEILSQRLPGLPPKTADAGGTGAPPQSSGPPPETPPKTPR, from the coding sequence ATGGAAAATCTGATCCACCGCCACCGCAACGCCACCGCACTGGTCACCGTGCTGTTTCTGCAGATCCTGGCGCTGGCCATCCAGATCAAACGCCCCGCCGAGCCCGGCAACCCGGAGGCCGGGTCCATCCGCCTTATCCGGCTCTGGGTGGTCACCGCCCTCACTCCCTTCGAGCGTGGCTTCGTGAATGTTGCCGGCCTCTCCCGCACCCTGTGGTCGGACTACCTCGATCTCCGTGGGGTGCGCCAGGAGAACCGCGCCCTGCGGGAGGAGATGGAGCGCATGCGCATCGAGCGGGCGCAGATGAGCGAGGCCGCCAGCCAGGGCCACCGCCTGCAGGCGCTGCTCGGATTCAAGCAGCAGTTCATCTCTCAGACCCTGGCCGCCCAGGTGCTCGGCTCCAGCGGCAGCGACCGCTCCCGCATCCTCTACCTCGACAAGGGATCCAACGACGGGGTGAAGGAAGATATGGCGGTCATCACGCCCGAGGGCGTGGTGGGCAAGGTGCTCCGAGTCTTCCCCAACTCCGCACAGGTACTGGCCATCAACGATCCCACCTCGGGCGCGGGAGCGGTGCTGGAGAAATCGCGGCTACAGGGAGTGGTCACCGGCACCGACGCGGGCGAGTTGCGCCTGCGCTACGTGATGGTGGATGAGAAGGTCGAAGTGGGCGAGCGTGTGCTCACCAGCGGCGGAGACCGCATCTATCCCAAAGGGCTGCCGGTGGGCACCGTGGCCGGGGTGAAGCCGGGCAGCGATCTGTTCTTCGACATCCGGGTGGAGCCGGCGGCGCGGCTGAACCGCCTGGAAGAGGTGCTGATCGTCACCCAGATCGCGGAACAGACTCCGCAGACGGACGCGGCGGAAGCGCCACCGCGCCGCGCGGCTGAAATCCTCTCCCAGCGCCTGCCGGGCCTTCCCCCCAAGACGGCGGACGCGGGCGGAACCGGCGCCCCGCCCCAATCCAGCGGGCCCCCGCCGGAGACTCCGCCCAAGACTCCCCGGTAA
- the mreD gene encoding rod shape-determining protein MreD: MALTYTSREEIEVHRFPLAASVGVPLVALLMQAFLPARFHWFEIFDLPLLVTIFFAMARRNPVTGLITGALIGILQDSLTHNPLGVFGIAKTVVGYAASSLGVRIDVQNPGVRLGMTFAFYQLHQAVYFLVVRGMMGQPLEWRWGHELLAGAGNGLLAVVLFMALDRLKRRA, encoded by the coding sequence GTGGCGCTCACTTACACTTCGCGCGAAGAGATCGAGGTCCACCGCTTCCCCCTGGCGGCCAGCGTAGGCGTGCCTCTGGTGGCACTGCTGATGCAGGCGTTCCTCCCGGCTCGCTTTCACTGGTTCGAGATCTTCGATCTGCCGCTTCTGGTGACCATCTTCTTCGCCATGGCGCGGCGCAACCCCGTGACCGGCCTAATCACCGGCGCCCTCATCGGCATCCTCCAGGACAGCCTGACCCACAATCCACTGGGCGTTTTCGGGATTGCAAAGACCGTGGTGGGATACGCCGCTTCTTCCCTTGGGGTTAGAATCGACGTGCAGAACCCCGGCGTGCGGCTGGGAATGACCTTCGCTTTCTACCAGCTCCACCAAGCCGTTTATTTCCTGGTGGTGCGCGGGATGATGGGGCAACCGCTGGAGTGGCGCTGGGGCCACGAGCTGCTGGCCGGGGCAGGGAACGGTCTGCTGGCGGTGGTGCTGTTCATGGCGCTCGACCGTCTGAAACGGCGCGCCTGA